In Sulfurisphaera javensis, a single genomic region encodes these proteins:
- a CDS encoding nucleotidyltransferase domain-containing protein: protein MSSWVKYKFEHLRRWKEYAEIIAKASKEIDKNVKVYVFGGIAEDRITVLSDIDILIIFPYQLSDKDRRELKKQVLNIAMDKYNLPFGAPVELHVVDEEKAKDYFKHAKKLIEIHSDQ, encoded by the coding sequence GTGTCAAGCTGGGTTAAATATAAATTTGAGCATTTAAGACGATGGAAAGAATATGCTGAAATTATAGCTAAAGCATCAAAGGAAATTGATAAAAATGTAAAGGTTTATGTCTTTGGTGGAATAGCTGAAGATAGAATTACTGTTCTAAGTGATATAGATATTTTAATCATTTTCCCTTATCAATTATCTGATAAGGATAGAAGAGAATTAAAAAAGCAAGTTTTAAACATAGCTATGGATAAATATAATTTGCCTTTTGGTGCACCAGTTGAGTTACATGTTGTTGATGAAGAAAAGGCAAAAGACTATTTCAAACATGCAAAAAAGTTGATTGAGATTCATTCCGACCAATAA
- a CDS encoding HEPN domain-containing protein, which translates to MSGIKVQRLKRRALQFLSDAKKDINDGFYDLAMFHAEEAIQLYLKAVLFELFASEFKSHEVRTLLSYLAKLLKENSYPDLSDEILELAREYRNELSELEDAYIESRYGEMEYDKSQAENAISIAEKIINKLEEISKRVKLG; encoded by the coding sequence GTGAGTGGTATAAAAGTACAAAGACTTAAGAGAAGAGCTTTACAGTTTCTTAGTGACGCAAAGAAGGATATAAATGATGGTTTCTATGATCTAGCTATGTTTCATGCTGAGGAAGCAATCCAGCTTTATCTAAAGGCAGTATTGTTTGAACTATTTGCTTCTGAATTCAAAAGTCATGAAGTAAGAACACTGTTGTCATATTTAGCTAAGCTATTAAAAGAAAACAGCTATCCCGATTTATCGGATGAAATTCTAGAGCTTGCTAGGGAATATAGGAATGAACTGTCTGAGCTAGAAGATGCTTATATTGAAAGTAGGTATGGAGAGATGGAGTATGATAAATCACAGGCGGAAAATGCTATTTCAATTGCTGAAAAAATTATAAATAAATTAGAGGAGATAAGTAAACGTGTCAAGCTGGGTTAA